A window of the Glaciimonas sp. CA11.2 genome harbors these coding sequences:
- a CDS encoding sigma 54-interacting transcriptional regulator — translation MENKLLPESLDIYVWEGTSDIADRIAHCLSSFDVQVIRSDGLTISRDLVSLRPSIAVMSVTVIDRGEFSAEAWQKAHCMPVIWVADVVRTANPRVYPTEYSHILMRDFTCAELRMLVFRLAAEMHASNEPDRKLQPLIAQSDCMQALVAEAEAFADCESSVLIMGETGVGKERIAQLLHQRHGRYRQGPFVAVNCGAIPDGLFESLFFGHAKGAFTGALLAHKGYFEQADGGTLFLDEIGDLPLYQQVKLLRVLEQSTVTRLGSQTEIKLDFRLVAATNRNLREQVQQDMFRADLYYRLAVIELRVPNLEERGSVDKIAIFSALLAQTYDEIPPSPDWLLEMVATSSFAGNVRELRNVAERIGIIYRQLGSWDRIRIDRVFAMLGSLARTNEGTDLLMVRKKGELAERNRILAALDANGWRRQDTAHAIGISRKVLWEKMRKFQIADTEAIGEIE, via the coding sequence ATAGAAAACAAACTATTACCAGAAAGCCTGGACATCTATGTGTGGGAAGGTACGTCGGATATTGCCGATCGAATCGCGCATTGTCTTAGTAGCTTTGATGTCCAGGTGATTCGCTCAGATGGTTTGACCATCTCGCGCGATCTGGTGTCGTTGCGCCCATCGATTGCTGTGATGTCGGTGACGGTAATTGACCGTGGAGAGTTTTCTGCTGAGGCTTGGCAAAAAGCGCATTGCATGCCGGTGATTTGGGTTGCAGATGTGGTGCGGACAGCTAACCCACGTGTTTATCCGACCGAGTATTCGCACATTTTGATGCGTGATTTTACTTGTGCTGAGTTGCGCATGCTGGTGTTCCGACTGGCAGCAGAAATGCACGCCAGCAACGAGCCGGATCGTAAGTTGCAGCCATTGATAGCGCAATCCGACTGTATGCAAGCGCTGGTCGCTGAAGCTGAGGCATTTGCCGATTGTGAGTCGAGTGTCCTGATCATGGGCGAGACCGGCGTTGGTAAGGAGCGCATTGCGCAGTTACTGCATCAGCGTCATGGCCGGTATCGGCAAGGCCCGTTTGTTGCAGTCAATTGCGGAGCGATTCCCGATGGTTTATTTGAATCGCTATTTTTTGGCCATGCAAAAGGTGCGTTTACTGGCGCTTTATTGGCGCACAAAGGGTATTTTGAGCAGGCCGATGGCGGCACGCTTTTCCTTGATGAAATTGGCGATTTACCGTTGTATCAACAGGTTAAACTATTACGCGTATTGGAGCAAAGTACGGTTACGAGACTAGGTTCCCAAACCGAAATCAAGTTGGATTTTAGGCTTGTGGCAGCGACCAACCGCAATTTGCGGGAACAGGTTCAGCAGGATATGTTTCGCGCCGATTTATATTACAGGCTGGCTGTTATCGAGTTGCGCGTGCCGAATCTGGAAGAGCGTGGAAGTGTCGATAAAATCGCCATATTTAGCGCACTGCTGGCTCAGACTTATGACGAAATTCCGCCGTCCCCGGATTGGTTACTTGAAATGGTCGCAACCTCAAGCTTCGCCGGAAATGTGCGCGAGTTGCGAAATGTCGCGGAACGGATAGGGATCATTTATCGTCAGTTAGGAAGTTGGGACAGGATACGCATCGACCGCGTATTTGCGATGCTGGGATCGTTGGCGCGGACCAATGAGGGCACTGATCTGTTGATGGTACGTAAAAAGGGCGAGTTGGCGGAACGGAATCGTATTCTGGCAGCCCTGGATGCAAATGGGTGGCGACGTCAGGATACTGCGCACGCTATCGGTATTAGCCGCAAAGTATTGTGGGAAAAGATGCGTAAATTCCAGATTGCGGATACTGAGGCAATTGGTGAAATTGAATAA
- a CDS encoding acyl carrier protein: MTKEDIGAWVVDVLHDMFEIDKASITPQANLYTDLDIDSIDAVDLVVKLKQFTGKRLQPDVFKSVRTVQDVVDAVVALLAEDTK, encoded by the coding sequence ATGACGAAAGAAGACATTGGTGCTTGGGTAGTAGATGTGTTGCACGATATGTTTGAAATCGATAAAGCCAGCATCACGCCGCAGGCCAACTTATACACGGATCTGGATATTGATAGCATTGATGCTGTTGATCTGGTGGTCAAACTGAAGCAATTTACGGGAAAGCGATTGCAGCCGGATGTATTTAAATCGGTCCGCACGGTGCAGGATGTCGTTGATGCCGTGGTTGCTTTGTTGGCAGAGGATACAAAATAA
- a CDS encoding AMP-binding protein — MSSLNDLLSLLSPLSAPPKVGISSTDRARPFAWRDGESLDRAYFLARVDAWRNALSRDSGASFALYLTDCAEFSCALLGAWQADKIIYLAGDVLPATCAALATLVDGFVGEFPDDYLPIRLSMHLPVRSGLEAVNLAESSIFPHRIDDASYYGFKTLSPDFSGLVIYTSGSTGEPQAVIKKLSQLSTEITTLEALFGDAIGDAHVIATVSHQHIYGLLFKVLWPLTTGRTIHARQIAFLEELLPVLRVTGDRPAILISSPAHLKRIPASMQPELLHSLRAVFSSGGPLSQDAAQIASQFLGHVPIEVYGSSETGGVGWRQRSFDFIDNPLAQVDESWTVMPEITWRISSDESVLEICSPHLPDANWFSLTDRVQAIDEMRFLLRGRIDRIVKVEEKRISLDMIESQLKISCLVMDVRVLLLDEGPLQRRQQIAAFVVLSDAGRLFYAEQGKLLLNRRLRDSIAHAIESIALPRSWRYLDTLPLNAQGKTTRAALLAAAVETVNAPSSNALLVSPVTKPNVRVLEMDLAQSRVVLELTVPRDLLYFNGHFDGSPILPGVVQVDWAIAYGREYLPLAPRFLSMHALKFQRVVMPEEVLQLRLQHDSQKSSLTFSFSSDAGQHASGRILFGNTSKVDQPQHGRDSVDDNNHQTLSHQKNPDQNPDQNIDIKTTANMDASDIVTRQIFTVDFNPCAIIPVYNHAHAIGHVVAAILSCQLPCILVDDGSSAECAAVLDTLAAAHPDHIILLRHAVNRGKGGAVVSGVRHAAQAGFTHGLQIDADGQHCTDDIPLFLAQSAARPDALIAGVPQYDDSVPKVRFYGRYLTHVWVWINTLSLDIKDSMCGFRIYPLAPFVALSHKRILGQHMDFDTDVIVRLYWDGMQIVNFPTKVGYPSDGVSHFRLVRDNLLISRMHATLFLGMLWRVPTLLVRKFSRRRSGQ; from the coding sequence ATGTCTAGTTTAAACGATCTGTTGTCGTTATTATCGCCATTAAGCGCGCCACCAAAAGTAGGTATTAGCTCTACGGACAGGGCGCGTCCATTCGCATGGCGCGATGGCGAGAGCCTCGATCGTGCTTACTTTTTGGCGCGGGTTGATGCATGGCGTAACGCGTTATCACGTGATTCGGGCGCTTCTTTTGCATTATATTTGACAGATTGCGCCGAATTTTCCTGCGCATTATTAGGTGCCTGGCAGGCGGACAAAATCATTTATCTTGCAGGTGATGTATTGCCAGCAACATGTGCCGCCTTGGCGACGCTTGTGGATGGTTTTGTGGGCGAGTTTCCAGACGATTATCTCCCAATACGGTTGTCAATGCATTTACCAGTAAGGTCAGGCTTGGAAGCGGTCAATCTTGCAGAGTCATCGATTTTCCCGCACCGTATTGATGACGCTTCCTATTATGGCTTCAAGACGCTATCGCCTGATTTCTCGGGATTGGTGATTTATACGTCGGGTAGTACCGGCGAACCGCAAGCGGTTATTAAGAAATTATCCCAGCTATCAACTGAAATCACGACGCTAGAAGCTTTATTTGGAGACGCTATCGGCGATGCGCATGTTATTGCTACGGTGTCGCATCAACATATTTATGGGCTTTTATTCAAAGTGTTGTGGCCGCTGACAACTGGCCGCACTATTCATGCACGGCAAATCGCATTTTTAGAAGAGCTATTGCCAGTCTTGCGCGTCACTGGTGATCGGCCTGCAATACTCATTTCCAGTCCCGCGCATCTGAAACGGATTCCGGCGTCAATGCAACCAGAGCTATTGCATTCATTGCGTGCAGTCTTTTCTTCTGGCGGACCATTGTCGCAAGATGCTGCACAAATAGCCTCGCAGTTTCTCGGGCATGTGCCGATCGAGGTCTACGGAAGTTCGGAAACAGGCGGTGTAGGATGGCGTCAACGTTCTTTCGATTTCATTGACAATCCTCTTGCACAAGTGGATGAAAGTTGGACTGTCATGCCTGAGATTACGTGGCGTATCAGTTCGGATGAATCAGTCCTCGAAATTTGCTCGCCGCATCTGCCTGATGCGAATTGGTTCAGTTTGACGGATCGGGTACAAGCAATTGATGAAATGCGGTTTTTGTTAAGAGGCCGAATTGATCGTATTGTGAAAGTAGAAGAAAAGCGTATTTCGCTAGACATGATCGAGTCACAATTGAAGATATCTTGCCTGGTGATGGACGTACGGGTTTTATTGCTTGATGAAGGGCCGCTTCAGCGCCGTCAGCAGATCGCCGCATTCGTTGTGCTGTCGGATGCCGGTCGTCTTTTCTATGCCGAGCAGGGAAAATTACTATTGAATCGACGACTACGGGATAGTATCGCTCATGCGATTGAGTCGATCGCGCTGCCGCGTAGCTGGCGCTATCTCGACACGCTCCCATTGAACGCGCAGGGCAAGACGACGCGTGCTGCGTTATTGGCCGCTGCGGTCGAGACCGTGAATGCGCCATCATCGAACGCGTTGTTGGTGAGTCCCGTGACAAAACCAAACGTACGCGTGCTGGAAATGGATCTGGCGCAATCACGCGTCGTGCTTGAACTTACTGTTCCGCGTGATCTTCTCTATTTTAATGGTCATTTTGACGGATCACCTATTTTGCCAGGTGTGGTTCAGGTTGATTGGGCGATTGCGTATGGACGAGAATATTTACCTTTAGCGCCGCGTTTTTTGAGCATGCATGCCCTTAAATTCCAGCGCGTAGTCATGCCCGAAGAGGTTCTGCAACTGAGGCTTCAGCATGATAGTCAAAAATCCTCTCTGACGTTTAGTTTCAGCTCTGATGCTGGTCAGCACGCAAGCGGACGTATTCTGTTTGGAAATACTTCTAAAGTGGACCAGCCTCAACATGGTAGAGATTCGGTGGATGACAATAATCATCAGACTTTGAGTCACCAAAAAAATCCCGATCAGAACCCCGATCAAAATATAGACATCAAAACGACTGCCAATATGGATGCGTCAGATATCGTCACGCGGCAAATTTTTACGGTGGACTTTAATCCTTGTGCCATTATTCCAGTTTATAACCACGCACATGCAATCGGTCACGTGGTGGCGGCAATTCTGTCGTGCCAACTGCCATGTATATTGGTCGACGATGGCAGTTCGGCGGAGTGCGCTGCAGTATTAGATACGCTCGCTGCTGCGCATCCGGACCACATCATTCTGCTGCGTCATGCCGTAAATCGGGGTAAGGGCGGAGCCGTCGTGAGTGGTGTTCGTCATGCGGCACAAGCTGGCTTTACGCATGGGCTACAAATAGATGCAGACGGACAGCATTGTACGGATGATATTCCACTCTTTTTAGCGCAATCTGCTGCACGGCCAGATGCATTGATTGCCGGTGTGCCGCAGTATGACGATAGTGTGCCCAAGGTGCGGTTTTACGGACGTTATCTGACCCACGTATGGGTTTGGATCAATACGTTATCGCTTGATATCAAAGATTCGATGTGTGGTTTTCGGATCTATCCACTCGCGCCATTTGTAGCCTTGTCACATAAAAGAATACTTGGTCAACACATGGATTTCGATACTGACGTCATTGTGCGTTTATATTGGGATGGCATGCAGATTGTCAATTTTCCGACCAAGGTCGGTTATCCGAGTGACGGTGTTTCTCACTTTCGTCTGGTGAGAGATAATTTATTGATTTCTCGGATGCACGCGACGTTGTTTCTTGGCATGTTATGGCGTGTGCCGACTTTGCTGGTGAGAAAGTTTTCGCGCCGACGGAGCGGTCAATGA
- a CDS encoding lysophospholipid acyltransferase family protein: MNRIVKRVNHFWRVAATGLSFLVFGVVGLLMGLIFFPLMNSFVKKPESSASVARKIIRVMFRTFIRLLRILGVLRYEISGLERLQRQGLLILANHPTLMDTVFLMAFVKDADCVLKSQLWENNFIRGSARAAGYIRNDTGTGLLSDGIASLRSGSNLIIFPEGTRTDGSIAFKRGAANIAVRSLSNVTPVVIRCSPPTLGKGEKWWQVPSAMAHFSIAVKEDIDVQPFVETAGSETLAARHLTAYLQNYFIKESQCDGAA; encoded by the coding sequence GTGAATAGAATTGTCAAACGCGTGAACCATTTTTGGCGCGTTGCTGCAACCGGCTTAAGTTTTCTGGTGTTTGGTGTAGTTGGATTGTTGATGGGATTGATCTTTTTTCCCTTGATGAATAGTTTCGTCAAGAAGCCGGAATCAAGCGCATCGGTAGCGCGCAAGATTATACGCGTGATGTTTCGGACTTTTATAAGGTTGTTGCGCATATTAGGCGTTTTGCGTTATGAAATTAGTGGGCTGGAGCGACTACAACGGCAAGGTTTGCTGATCTTGGCAAATCATCCAACTTTGATGGATACCGTGTTCCTGATGGCCTTTGTAAAGGATGCCGATTGCGTGCTCAAAAGCCAACTCTGGGAGAACAACTTTATCAGAGGATCAGCGCGTGCCGCCGGTTATATACGAAATGATACCGGTACGGGTTTATTGTCCGACGGTATCGCCTCTTTGCGGAGCGGGAGCAATTTGATTATTTTTCCAGAGGGAACGCGGACAGACGGTTCTATTGCCTTCAAACGTGGTGCTGCAAATATTGCTGTACGCAGTTTGTCGAACGTGACACCGGTCGTCATTCGTTGTTCGCCACCGACTCTCGGAAAAGGAGAAAAATGGTGGCAAGTACCATCAGCCATGGCACATTTCAGTATTGCGGTAAAAGAAGATATCGACGTCCAACCCTTTGTTGAGACGGCGGGAAGTGAAACGTTGGCTGCAAGGCATTTAACTGCTTATTTACAGAATTATTTTATAAAAGAAAGTCAATGTGATGGAGCAGCTTGA
- a CDS encoding DUF2968 domain-containing protein, with protein sequence MNLNVCEVMGRCVGGAASGLSIVAVIAALSTNVMAQSASRPQGATTSPNTMTSAAGSTAAAPTIDTANSTIGELQHLMQGQGISELRTTYNGNYGSSLLFKSDNRTYYVALFQQKNFWRVVKTTSEVQAEQTYKSFVGQTEKLAEVDIRRIKLEADKQYTEQLISGQENRLLALQNDLAVQRQQEKTVSAQQDQARQQALALNNKQQTARNELMVLRNRIRALEAQQTVIDGGNMANEKSDAKSGKK encoded by the coding sequence ATGAACCTAAATGTGTGTGAAGTGATGGGTCGATGTGTTGGCGGTGCGGCAAGTGGGCTGAGCATTGTGGCGGTTATTGCCGCACTGTCCACCAATGTAATGGCGCAGTCGGCGTCTCGCCCTCAGGGCGCAACTACGTCGCCTAATACTATGACGTCAGCAGCTGGCTCAACGGCGGCGGCACCAACGATTGATACTGCGAACAGCACTATCGGCGAATTGCAGCATCTAATGCAGGGCCAGGGTATTAGTGAGTTGCGTACTACTTATAATGGCAATTACGGCTCCAGTCTTTTATTTAAGTCTGATAACCGCACTTATTATGTGGCTTTATTTCAACAAAAAAACTTTTGGAGAGTAGTTAAAACGACCTCCGAAGTCCAGGCAGAGCAGACCTATAAGAGTTTTGTGGGGCAAACGGAAAAACTGGCAGAGGTAGATATTCGTCGAATTAAGCTTGAGGCTGATAAGCAATATACGGAGCAATTAATTTCAGGGCAGGAAAACCGGTTGTTGGCACTTCAAAATGATTTAGCTGTTCAACGTCAGCAAGAGAAAACAGTTTCTGCGCAGCAAGATCAAGCGCGTCAACAAGCTCTGGCGTTAAATAATAAGCAACAAACGGCGCGTAACGAGTTAATGGTTCTGCGGAATCGTATTCGTGCGCTGGAAGCACAGCAAACGGTGATCGATGGAGGCAATATGGCTAATGAAAAAAGTGATGCAAAATCAGGGAAAAAGTAG
- a CDS encoding phosphopantetheine-binding protein — translation MEQLENEVKQVIIDVLQLEDITTADIDTNAPLFGEGLGLDSIDALELGVAIQKRYGISLSADSAETRNHFASVRALAAMIASNRKK, via the coding sequence ATGGAGCAGCTTGAAAACGAGGTAAAGCAAGTCATTATCGATGTATTGCAACTTGAAGATATTACAACCGCAGACATTGATACGAATGCGCCATTGTTTGGTGAAGGACTTGGACTAGACTCGATCGATGCACTCGAACTTGGGGTTGCCATCCAGAAGCGTTACGGTATTTCATTATCAGCAGATTCGGCGGAAACGCGTAACCATTTTGCTTCGGTACGCGCATTAGCCGCGATGATTGCCAGCAACAGAAAAAAATGA
- the istA gene encoding IS21 family transposase, whose amino-acid sequence MFPVDIYVKVRRAVMVENKSERAVARYFGIHRNTVRKMCQFAAPPGYRRAPAPVSPTLAPFAAIIDAILEADKQVHVKQRHTAVRIRERLRDEHGYDGSYTLVREYVNGVASRQKEVFMPLAHRPGHAQVDFGEADGYIGGKKVRFHYFCLDMPHSDACFVKAYPTEDTEAFLDGHLAAFAFLGGVPQSILYDNTRIAVAKILGDGQRRRTHAFAELQSYYLFDDKFGRPAKGNDKGKVEGLVGYSRRHFMVPLPVADDFAALNSQLLDGCLKRQRAVLRGQSDTIGQRLIHDRAALMPLPVTLYDASHKQTSRVSSQSLVRYRTNDYSVPTQYGHQAVLVKGTVDWVDIYLVGNPECIAHHRRSYAKADFVVNPLHYLALLERKPRALDQAAPLQEWALPAAFERLRRLLEARMDKRGRKEYIQVLRLLETFSIGQVERAIGQAHHLGVLSFDAIKHLVLCAIERRPPKLDLTLYPYLPNATVGTTDAGSYLSLLSGNALLTQPVTGDLA is encoded by the coding sequence ATGTTTCCCGTGGACATATACGTCAAAGTACGTCGCGCCGTGATGGTCGAGAACAAGAGTGAGCGTGCGGTTGCGCGCTACTTCGGTATCCATCGCAATACCGTCAGGAAGATGTGCCAGTTCGCGGCACCGCCGGGATATCGGCGAGCGCCGGCCCCGGTCTCTCCGACGCTGGCACCGTTCGCAGCCATCATCGACGCCATTCTCGAGGCCGATAAGCAAGTCCATGTGAAACAGCGCCATACGGCGGTACGTATCCGCGAACGATTACGTGACGAGCATGGTTACGACGGTAGCTACACCCTGGTGCGCGAGTACGTCAACGGTGTGGCCAGCCGGCAGAAGGAAGTGTTCATGCCACTGGCGCATCGCCCCGGCCATGCCCAGGTCGATTTCGGCGAAGCCGACGGGTACATCGGCGGCAAGAAGGTCCGCTTCCACTATTTCTGCCTGGACATGCCGCATTCGGATGCGTGTTTCGTCAAGGCGTATCCGACCGAAGACACGGAAGCCTTTCTGGACGGTCATCTTGCTGCCTTCGCGTTTCTCGGTGGCGTGCCGCAATCAATTCTGTACGACAACACCAGGATTGCAGTGGCCAAGATATTAGGCGATGGCCAGCGCCGACGGACCCATGCCTTTGCCGAATTGCAGAGTTATTACTTGTTTGATGATAAATTCGGACGTCCCGCCAAAGGTAACGACAAGGGTAAAGTGGAAGGACTGGTCGGCTACAGCCGACGCCACTTCATGGTGCCATTGCCGGTGGCAGATGACTTCGCTGCATTGAATAGCCAATTGCTGGACGGCTGCCTGAAACGTCAGCGTGCCGTGCTGCGTGGTCAATCTGACACCATCGGCCAGCGCCTCATCCATGACCGGGCGGCATTGATGCCGTTGCCGGTAACGCTCTATGACGCCAGTCACAAGCAAACCAGCCGGGTATCATCGCAATCGTTGGTCCGTTACCGCACCAACGACTATTCGGTACCGACGCAATACGGTCATCAGGCGGTGCTGGTCAAAGGCACCGTCGACTGGGTCGACATCTATCTGGTTGGCAATCCGGAGTGCATTGCGCACCATCGTCGCAGTTATGCCAAAGCGGACTTCGTGGTGAACCCGCTGCACTATCTGGCGTTGCTGGAGAGGAAGCCGCGTGCGCTTGACCAGGCTGCACCGCTGCAAGAGTGGGCATTACCAGCGGCCTTCGAGCGATTGCGACGCCTGCTGGAAGCGCGCATGGACAAGCGTGGGCGCAAGGAATATATCCAGGTCCTGCGGTTGCTGGAAACCTTCAGCATCGGGCAAGTCGAGCGTGCCATTGGCCAGGCCCATCATCTGGGCGTGCTCAGCTTTGATGCCATCAAACACCTAGTATTGTGCGCCATCGAACGACGACCACCCAAGCTGGATTTAACCCTGTATCCGTATTTGCCGAACGCCACGGTCGGCACGACCGATGCCGGCAGCTACCTCAGCTTGCTCAGCGGGAATGCGCTACTGACGCAACCTGTTACCGGAGACCTCGCATGA
- a CDS encoding beta-ketoacyl synthase chain length factor, with the protein MMKMSRDRAINGVQFSIAAHAAWAPGLETDAEWREWAQRCPLIQGDTEPPVLSMPAMLRRRAGSVGRMALEVAYLCLQGRSDVATVFCSRHGECARSVELLQDLVREVPLSPTSFSLSVHNATAGLLSIARHDQASHSALSAGNSGVEHAVIEACGLLADGAPEVLLVVYDGLLPDEFGEFKDCEDQPFAWAWLIQPTVQRGADTIFLTWESAASHSLSTHSGSNAENTDITKLVMAKVPQPAGLDILAFQLRQDHELIRLVDNRRWSWRYSVDQEQRRIAMVTSE; encoded by the coding sequence ATGATGAAAATGAGTCGCGACCGCGCAATCAATGGGGTTCAATTTTCAATCGCAGCGCATGCAGCATGGGCACCGGGTCTAGAAACCGACGCTGAGTGGCGCGAATGGGCGCAACGTTGCCCCCTGATTCAGGGTGACACCGAGCCTCCGGTTTTATCCATGCCAGCGATGCTGCGTCGACGCGCCGGATCTGTCGGCAGGATGGCGCTTGAAGTAGCATATCTCTGCCTACAAGGGCGATCCGACGTTGCTACAGTGTTTTGTTCGCGGCACGGCGAGTGCGCACGTTCGGTAGAACTGTTGCAAGATCTGGTGCGAGAGGTGCCGCTATCTCCGACTTCCTTTAGTTTGTCGGTGCACAACGCGACCGCTGGTTTGCTGTCGATTGCGCGACACGATCAGGCAAGTCATAGCGCTCTATCTGCAGGTAATAGCGGCGTCGAGCATGCGGTGATTGAGGCTTGCGGATTGCTAGCTGACGGTGCGCCGGAAGTATTGTTGGTGGTCTACGATGGTCTGTTACCGGATGAGTTCGGTGAATTCAAGGATTGCGAAGATCAGCCCTTTGCCTGGGCTTGGTTAATTCAACCGACCGTGCAGCGTGGCGCTGATACGATATTTCTTACTTGGGAATCTGCGGCTAGTCATAGTCTTAGTACGCATAGTGGGAGTAATGCGGAAAATACCGACATCACTAAGTTGGTGATGGCGAAGGTTCCTCAGCCAGCTGGTCTGGATATATTGGCATTTCAATTACGACAAGATCACGAGTTGATTCGGTTGGTTGACAACCGCCGCTGGTCTTGGCGATACAGTGTCGACCAGGAGCAACGGCGAATCGCGATGGTGACCAGTGAATAG
- a CDS encoding DUF4282 domain-containing protein translates to MTTKKGYSKLSLLFGFEHLIAPYLIKFIYRAGIAVIVIGGLLSCFNSGGSSGGVGRVSLALGGTLLSLLLWRVMSELWILAFNIYERLGDIKDLLRVQNNASKIGSKE, encoded by the coding sequence GTGACAACAAAAAAAGGGTATTCAAAGCTATCTCTGCTGTTTGGTTTTGAACATTTGATTGCGCCGTATTTAATCAAGTTTATTTATCGCGCAGGCATAGCGGTGATCGTCATCGGGGGTTTGTTGAGTTGCTTCAATAGCGGCGGGTCGAGTGGCGGTGTCGGGCGGGTGTCACTTGCGCTGGGCGGGACCTTGTTGTCGCTGTTGTTGTGGCGTGTGATGAGTGAGTTATGGATATTGGCATTTAATATTTATGAGCGGCTCGGTGACATCAAAGATTTGTTGAGAGTGCAAAATAATGCATCAAAAATTGGCAGTAAAGAGTAA
- a CDS encoding DUF1289 domain-containing protein has product MSESRPERPDTPCVAVCSTTFDDVCRGCGRTVNEVAHWVFMNDEEKTAVWERITAEGYPKRRG; this is encoded by the coding sequence ATGTCAGAGTCTCGCCCGGAACGTCCCGATACGCCTTGTGTTGCAGTTTGTTCCACCACTTTTGATGACGTATGTCGTGGGTGTGGGCGCACTGTTAACGAAGTCGCACACTGGGTTTTTATGAATGATGAAGAGAAAACAGCCGTTTGGGAACGTATCACTGCCGAAGGTTATCCAAAGCGAAGAGGCTAA
- a CDS encoding acyltransferase has protein sequence MTRAHRHWAQINESSFVVGMRLMFWLYRIAGRLPFRLVLYPILGFYLATKPIARHASKDYLRRVRACGSVDDNAQLQSGLSGVFQHFGAFAESILDKMLLWGGLFKTQDVTSTGKELIRDNLEAKRGGLLICAHLGNLELCRVLSRQRSGLRITVLVHTKHAKAFNRLLAKLDPDSQLNLMQVTELTPVMAMLLAEKVAQGEFVAIAGDRIPVSPQPRVAHANFLGNSAPFPIGPYVLASVLQCPVYLLFTLTIGSRSQCHFELFRDAIHLPRKHRNQILNELAAAYAKRLEHYCLKAPLQWFNFYDFWYLSTYDNAQH, from the coding sequence ATGACGCGCGCGCACCGTCATTGGGCCCAGATTAACGAATCCAGTTTTGTGGTTGGCATGCGTCTGATGTTTTGGCTATATCGTATCGCTGGTCGTTTGCCGTTTCGATTGGTGTTATATCCCATTCTCGGTTTTTATCTGGCGACCAAACCGATAGCGCGCCATGCCTCAAAAGATTATTTGCGGCGGGTGCGCGCATGTGGTTCGGTTGATGATAACGCGCAACTTCAGTCAGGTTTATCCGGGGTATTTCAGCACTTTGGCGCGTTTGCAGAAAGCATTCTGGACAAAATGCTGCTATGGGGCGGATTGTTTAAAACCCAAGACGTCACCAGCACCGGGAAGGAGCTGATTCGGGATAATTTGGAGGCAAAGCGCGGTGGCTTGTTGATTTGCGCCCATCTTGGCAATTTAGAGTTATGTCGCGTGTTATCGCGGCAGCGCAGCGGTTTGCGTATTACTGTTTTGGTCCACACCAAGCATGCGAAAGCTTTTAACCGATTGCTGGCAAAGCTTGATCCGGATAGTCAGTTGAATCTGATGCAAGTGACTGAACTGACCCCCGTCATGGCAATGTTGTTGGCAGAAAAGGTGGCCCAAGGCGAGTTTGTGGCGATTGCTGGCGATCGCATTCCAGTATCGCCGCAGCCACGCGTCGCCCATGCCAACTTTCTTGGGAACTCAGCCCCATTCCCTATTGGTCCTTATGTCTTGGCTAGCGTATTGCAATGTCCGGTTTATTTGCTGTTTACGTTGACTATTGGTAGCCGTTCCCAATGTCATTTTGAATTGTTTCGGGATGCCATTCATTTGCCACGTAAACATCGCAATCAAATATTGAATGAACTGGCCGCCGCGTATGCGAAGCGACTGGAACACTATTGTTTGAAAGCGCCTTTGCAGTGGTTTAACTTTTATGATTTTTGGTATTTATCAACCTATGACAACGCACAACACTGA